A region from the Aeromicrobium choanae genome encodes:
- the mce gene encoding methylmalonyl-CoA epimerase — protein sequence MTSESLVPGHLLTAIDHVGIAVHDLDDAIEFYSRVFGLESIHEEVNEEQGVREAMLAVGDSGSCIQLLAPLSEESTIAKYLDRNGPGVQQLAYRVTDIDAVSTTLRDRGVRLLYDTPKRGTSDSRVNFVHPKDAGGVLVELVEPAAAH from the coding sequence ATGACCAGTGAATCGCTCGTTCCGGGCCACCTGCTCACCGCCATCGATCACGTCGGCATCGCCGTTCACGACCTCGACGACGCCATCGAGTTCTACTCGCGCGTCTTCGGCCTCGAGTCGATCCACGAGGAGGTCAACGAGGAGCAGGGCGTCCGCGAGGCGATGCTCGCCGTCGGCGACTCCGGGTCGTGCATCCAGCTGCTCGCTCCGCTGAGCGAGGAGTCCACGATCGCCAAGTACCTGGACCGCAACGGACCGGGCGTGCAGCAGTTGGCGTACCGTGTCACCGACATCGACGCGGTCTCGACCACCCTGCGCGACCGCGGCGTGCGCCTCCTGTACGACACCCCCAAGCGGGGCACGTCCGACAGCCGCGTCAACTTCGTTCACCCGAAGGACGCCGGGGGCGTCCTCGTCGAACTCGTCGAGCCCGCCGCCGCGCACTGA
- a CDS encoding pyridoxamine 5'-phosphate oxidase family protein — translation MDTTAITEMSGNEPWDFVGDHTFGRLALNVLGQPEIFPVNYALAGRRIAFRTAEGTKLMGVLLDSHVAFEVDEVTADGATSVVLKGTARKIETEAQAEELDLADLHSWLPTLKYNLVVIDVSEISGRRFRFGPEPDLTPVM, via the coding sequence ATGGACACCACCGCGATCACCGAGATGAGCGGGAACGAGCCGTGGGACTTCGTCGGCGACCACACCTTCGGGCGGCTGGCACTGAACGTCCTGGGCCAGCCCGAGATCTTTCCCGTCAACTACGCCCTGGCCGGGCGCCGCATCGCCTTCCGCACGGCCGAGGGCACGAAGCTCATGGGCGTCCTGCTGGACAGCCACGTGGCGTTCGAGGTCGACGAGGTCACGGCCGACGGCGCCACGAGCGTCGTCCTGAAGGGCACCGCCCGCAAGATCGAGACCGAGGCGCAGGCCGAGGAGCTCGACCTGGCCGACCTGCACTCGTGGCTGCCCACCCTGAAGTACAACCTCGTCGTCATCGACGTCAGCGAGATCAGTGGCCGTCGGTTCCGCTTCGGCCCCGAGCCCGATCTCACGCCCGTGATGTGA
- a CDS encoding acetyl-CoA C-acetyltransferase, whose translation MTTSVIVAGARTPIGRLQGGLKTLSGSDLGGIAIKGALDRSGINGDQVDYVIMGQVLGAGAGQVPARQAAFKGGIPLDVPAITINKVCLSGINAIALADQLIRAGEYDIVVAGGQESMTQAPHLLTGSREGHKYGKVTMLDHMEYDGLWDALTDQAMGSLTEQRNAATDTLTREAQDTFGARSHQLAATAQKNGVFDDEIVPVEIPQRKGDPVVVSADEGVRGDTTAESLGRLRPAFSKEGTITAGTASQISDGACAVVVMSKAKAEELGLTWLAEIGAHGNVSGPDSTLQEQPANAIAKAAQKEGIDVADIDLFELNEAFAAVGVVSTEKLGVSEDKVNVNGGAIALGHPIGMSGARIVLHLALELQRRGGGTGAAALCGGGGQGDALIIRVPQA comes from the coding sequence ATGACCACTTCCGTCATCGTCGCAGGGGCACGGACCCCGATCGGCCGCCTCCAGGGCGGCCTCAAGACCCTGTCCGGCTCCGATCTCGGCGGCATCGCGATCAAGGGCGCCCTGGACCGGTCCGGCATCAACGGCGACCAGGTCGACTACGTGATCATGGGCCAGGTCCTCGGCGCCGGCGCCGGCCAGGTGCCGGCCCGTCAGGCCGCGTTCAAGGGCGGCATCCCGCTCGACGTGCCCGCGATCACCATCAACAAGGTGTGCCTCTCGGGCATCAACGCGATCGCGCTGGCCGACCAGCTGATCCGCGCCGGCGAGTACGACATCGTCGTCGCCGGTGGCCAGGAGTCGATGACCCAGGCGCCCCACCTGCTGACGGGCTCGCGCGAGGGCCACAAGTACGGCAAGGTCACGATGCTCGACCACATGGAGTACGACGGCCTGTGGGACGCGCTCACCGACCAGGCGATGGGCTCGCTCACCGAGCAGCGCAACGCCGCCACCGACACGCTGACGCGTGAGGCCCAGGACACCTTCGGCGCCCGATCGCACCAGCTCGCCGCGACCGCGCAGAAGAACGGCGTGTTCGACGACGAGATCGTCCCGGTCGAGATCCCGCAGCGCAAGGGCGACCCGGTCGTCGTCAGCGCCGACGAGGGCGTCCGTGGCGACACCACGGCCGAGTCGCTCGGCCGCCTGCGTCCCGCGTTCTCCAAGGAGGGCACGATCACCGCGGGCACCGCCAGCCAGATCTCCGACGGCGCCTGCGCCGTGGTCGTCATGAGCAAGGCCAAGGCCGAGGAGCTGGGCCTGACCTGGCTCGCCGAGATCGGCGCCCACGGCAACGTCTCGGGCCCTGACTCCACGCTGCAGGAGCAGCCGGCCAACGCCATCGCGAAGGCGGCGCAGAAGGAGGGCATCGACGTCGCGGACATCGACCTGTTCGAGCTGAACGAGGCCTTCGCCGCGGTCGGCGTCGTCTCGACCGAGAAGCTCGGCGTCAGCGAGGACAAGGTCAACGTCAACGGCGGTGCGATCGCGCTCGGCCACCCGATCGGCATGAGCGGTGCGCGCATCGTCCTGCACCTCGCGCTGGAGCTCCAGCGTCGCGGTGGCGGCACGGGCGCAGCGGCGCTGTGCGGCGGCGGCGGCCAGGGTGACGCCCTGATCATCCGGGTCCCGCAGGCCTGA